The Primulina eburnea isolate SZY01 chromosome 8, ASM2296580v1, whole genome shotgun sequence genome contains a region encoding:
- the LOC140839071 gene encoding uncharacterized protein produces MEGGGEIPVDEIPLARGRGRGRGRGRGRPRVRVVDDTFVEQAADHLEQLRMDELVARSMHPPRFSGSEGAEKAELWISEIEELFDLIEYPPECRLRLAVHQLKDRAKMWWSTTLMTLDAQRIIPSWDIFKLKFKESYCPPSFYSSKASEFHHLKQGDMSAADYADTFYAMLRYAPHVAASQVAVVESFIEGLNDHLHPFVSTAKPLNYLEAVEIAKRAEASLKRSGNRVPTQHHQSGRQQFSSSGSASLRPRGKKFKMPGSSSSSSGSSGNRGGYRYSGPYCDHCGGKHSSNQCVGVQGACNVCGRPGHFARVCPSKTGKTAQAGSGAQSNRIPAASQSSHQPSRPSHQSRGQGGQQNQSSVHVFALTEDEAQAAPGTVITGNCNLCGFIARVLFDTGASHSFVSHAFVVSHDLRTTSMNSNLYVATPMGKMIITDNVVFNAILFHDENVLYLNLIVLPMHEFDCIVGMDVLTANRATVDCYRGIVRFRPSFAPKWNFYGRGSQAKIPLVSSIEMNRLLDSGHEGFLVYAVDLSQDERRISDIPVVREFPDVFPEEIPGFPPEREVEFSIELRPGTDPISRAPYRLAHVELKELKEQLQDLLSKVDPSKVEAVLNWARPTNVPKIRSFMGLAGYYRRFIENFSKIARPITQLTQKNQRFIWSDECELSFVELKKRLTSAPVLTIPSGSGGFHGRVVAYGSRQLKPHESKYPVHDLELAAIVFALKIWRHYLFGEQFYHPGKVNVIADALSRKVVDVNLSSIHVSKLREDICTSGLYFQIQGNAVCVSQISIEPELIQIVKSAQKTDDRVLKSYELVSQGHQSGFSIHSDDSLWLNGRLVVPDIPELRTTILKEAHCTRYSIHPGGRKMYHILRPQFWWKNMKKDVAEFESRCMICQQVKAERMRPGGLLHSLEVPQWNWEHVAMDFVTHLPRTSRHFDAIWVIVDRLSKSAHFIPYDRTYSYKKMARLYIENIVRLHGVPVSIVSDRDPRFTSKFWTSF; encoded by the exons ATGGAAGGAGGTGGAGAAATTCCTGTTGATGAGATTCCTTTAgctcgaggtcgaggtcgtggtcgaggtcgtggacgtggtagACCTCGTGTCCGTGTTGTTGATGATACTTTTGTTGAGCAAGCTGCTGATCATCTAGAGCAGCTTAGGATGGATGAGTTAGTTGCGCGTTCTATGCATCCTCCTCGATTCAGTGGTTCAGAGGGAGCTGAGAAAGCTGAGTTATGGATTTCTGAGATTGAGgaattgtttgatttgattgagtatcCTCCAGAGTGTCGATTGAGATTAGCTGTGCATCAGTTGAAAGATCGCGCTAAAATGTGGTGGTCTACTACATTGATGACCTTAGATGCTCAGAGGATCATTCCATCGTGGGATATATTCAAGTTGAAATTTAAGGAGAGTTACTGTCCTCCATCATTCTACAGTTCTAAGGCTTCAGAGTTTCATCACCTGAAACAAGGCGATATGTCAGCGGCGGATTATGCAGATACTTTTTATGCTATGCTGAGATATGCTCCTCATGTTGCTGCGAGTCAGGTTGCTGTCGTCGAAAGTTTCATTGAAGGATTGAACGATCATCTGCACCCTTTTGTTTCTACCGCTAAGCCACTGAATTACCTTGAAGCGGTGGAAATAGCAAAAAGGGCTGAAGCTAGTCTTAAGAGGAGTGGCAATCGAGTTCCTACCCAACATCATCAGTCGGGGAGGCAACAATTCAGTTCATCTGGTTCGGCATCTCTTCGTCCACGtggaaaaaaatttaagatGCCTGGTTCTAGTTCTTCGAGTTCAGGGAGTTCGGGGAACCGTGGGGGATATCGCTATAGTGGACCTTATTGTGATCACTGTGGAGGCAAGCATTCCAGTAATCAGTGTGTTGGAGTTCAAGGGGCTTGTAATGTTTGTGGTCGGCCGGgccattttgctagagtttgtcctaGTAAGACGGGGAAAACAGCCCAGGCAGGTAGTGGAGCTCAAAGTAATAGAATTCCAGCAGCGTCCCAGTCTTCCCATCAGCCTAGTCGCCCTTCGCATCAGAGCAGAGGGCAAGGTGGTCAACAGAATCAGTCATCTGTTCATGTATTTGCCTTGACTGAGGATGAGGCTCAGGCAGCTCCAGGTACTGTCATTACTGGTAACTGTAATCTATGTGGTTTTATAGCGCGAGTGTTATTTGATACTGGAGCATCTCATTCCTTTGTTTCTCATGCATTCGTTGTTTCGCATGATCTTCGCACCACTAGTATGAATTCCAATCTATATGTTGCTACTCCGATGGGCAAAATGATTATCACTGATAATGTGGTGTTCAATGCGATTTTGTTTCACGATGAAAACGTTCTATATTTGAATCTCATAGTTCTACCTATGCATgaatttgattgtatagttggtatggATGTTTTGACTGCAAATCGTGCCACTGTTGACTGTTATCGAGGAATAGTTCGTTTCAGACCTAGCTTTGCTCCTAAATGGAATTTCTATGGTCGTGGTTCTCAAGCCAAGATTCCTCTAGTTTCTTCTATTGAGATGAATCGATTGTTAGATTCTGGTCATGAAGGTTTTCTTGTTTATGCTGTGGATCTATCGCAAGATGAGCGACGGATTTCTGATATTCCTGTAGTCCGTGAGTTTCCCGATGTGtttccagaagagattcctggttttccaccAGAACGAGAAGTTGAGTTCAGTATCGAATTAAGGCCAGGAACCGATCCCATATCTCGAGCACCATATCGTTTAGCCCATGTTGAGCTGAAAGAActtaaagaacaattacaggatttgttgagtaaag tcgatccaagtaaagtggaagcagtTCTAAACTGGGCACGACCGACCAATGTGCCAAAGATTcgtagtttcatgggtttagctggttattaccggaGATTTATCGAAAATTTCTCAAAGATTGCTAGACCTATCACTCAACTGACTCAGAAAaatcagagattcatttggtcTGATGAATGTGAGTTAAGTTTTGTCGAGTTGAAGAAAAGACTAACTTCTGCACCAGTTCTTACCATTCCAAGTGGTTCTGGAGGATTT CATGGCAGAGTTGTGGCCTATggttctcgtcagttgaaaccGCATGAGTCTAAGTATCCTGTTCATGACTTGGAACTGGCTGCTATTGTTTTTGCTctcaagatttggagacattatttgtttggGGAGCAATTt TATCATCCGGGAAAAGTGAATGTCATtgccgatgctttgagtcgtaaggtgGTTGACGTTAATTTATCCTCGATTCATGTTTCTAAGTTACGAGAGGATATTTGCACCTCTGGGTTGTATTTTCAAATTCAAGGTAATGCTGTTTGTGTATCTCAGATTTCTATTGAGCCAgagttgattcagattgtaaAGTCAGCCCAGAAAACTGATGATCGAGTTCTGAAATCTTATGAGTTAGTATCTCAAGGACATCAATCTGGTTTCTCAATTCACTCAGATGATTCTCTTTGGTTGAATGGTAGATTGGTTGTCCCAGATATTCCTGAATTGCGTACAACCATCCTTAAAGAAGCTCATTGTACTCGATATAGTATCCACCCAGGAGGAAGGAAAATGTATCATATTCTACGACCTCAGTTTTGGTGGAAGAATATGAAAAAGGATGTGGCTGAGTTTGAGTCTCGTTGTATGATCTGTCAGCAAGTCAAAGCGGAACGAATGAGACCGGGAGGATTACTGCATAGCCTTGAGGTTCCTCAGTGGAACTGGGAGCACGTGGCTATGGATTTTGTCACGCATTTGCCACGTACTTCTCGTCATTtcgatgccatttgggtgattgtcgATAGGTTATCTAAATCGGCACACTTTATTCCGTATGACAGGACGTATTCGTACAAGAAAATGGCTCGTCTGTATATTGAAAatattgttagacttcatggagtTCCAGTTTCAATAGTCtcagatcgtgaccctagattcacATCAAAGTTTTGGACTAGTTTCTAA